The following are encoded in a window of Syngnathus scovelli strain Florida chromosome 4, RoL_Ssco_1.2, whole genome shotgun sequence genomic DNA:
- the tmem9b gene encoding transmembrane protein 9B isoform X1 encodes MKAVFPLQIFVFVCVLLLSEVTATNSEDNRCKCICPPYKEIEGQIYKQNVSLKDCNCLHVVDPMPVDGKDVEAYCLRCECKYEERSSDTIKVTIIIYLSILGLLLLYMVYLTLLEPILKRRLFGHSQLIQSDDDVGDQQPFANAHNVLSRSHSRPNMLNKVEHAQQRWRRQVQEQRKSVFDRHVVLS; translated from the exons ATGAAGGCCGTGTTTCCTCTACAgatttttgtctttgtgtgtgttttgctgttAAGCGAAGTGACAGCAACG AATTCTGAAGACAACCGTTGCAAATGCATCTGTCCACCATACAAAGAAATCGAGGGACAGATCTACAAGCAGAATGTGTCTCTTAAAGACTG TAACTGTCTGCATGTAGTGGACCCAATGCCGGTGGATGGAAAGGACGTGGAGGCTTACTGTTTACGCTGTGAGTGTAAATATGAGGAAAGAAGTTCAGACACTATTAAG GTCACTATCATAATCTACTTGTCCATTTTGGGCCTGCTGCTTCTCTACATGGTCTACCTGACACTCCTGGAGCCCATCTTGAAAAGACGTCTCTTTGGTCACTCACAGCTCATTCAAAGTGACGATGATGTCGGG GACCAGCAGCCTTTCGCTAACGCTCACAACGTCCTGTCTCGCTCACACTCGCGGCCCAACATGCTGAACAAAGTCGAGCACGCTCAGCAGCGCTGGAGGAGGCAGGTCCAGGAACAGAGAAAGTCTGTGTTTGATCGCCATGTCGTCCTCAGTTAA
- the tmem9b gene encoding transmembrane protein 9B isoform X2: MPVDGKDVEAYCLRCECKYEERSSDTIKVTIIIYLSILGLLLLYMVYLTLLEPILKRRLFGHSQLIQSDDDVGDQQPFANAHNVLSRSHSRPNMLNKVEHAQQRWRRQVQEQRKSVFDRHVVLS; this comes from the exons ATGCCGGTGGATGGAAAGGACGTGGAGGCTTACTGTTTACGCTGTGAGTGTAAATATGAGGAAAGAAGTTCAGACACTATTAAG GTCACTATCATAATCTACTTGTCCATTTTGGGCCTGCTGCTTCTCTACATGGTCTACCTGACACTCCTGGAGCCCATCTTGAAAAGACGTCTCTTTGGTCACTCACAGCTCATTCAAAGTGACGATGATGTCGGG GACCAGCAGCCTTTCGCTAACGCTCACAACGTCCTGTCTCGCTCACACTCGCGGCCCAACATGCTGAACAAAGTCGAGCACGCTCAGCAGCGCTGGAGGAGGCAGGTCCAGGAACAGAGAAAGTCTGTGTTTGATCGCCATGTCGTCCTCAGTTAA